A part of Winslowiella toletana genomic DNA contains:
- a CDS encoding aldo/keto reductase yields the protein MSQLTERQLGRSELQVPPLTFGGNVFGWTIDQTTSFSLLDALVEKGLNFIDTADVYSRWAPGNQGGESETIIGNWLKRSGKREQIVLATKVGMEMGPAKSGLAANYIRQSVEDSLRRLQTDYIDLYQAHRDDQDTPLAETLATFDALVKEGKVRAIGASNYSAERLAEALKVSKEHNLVRYETLQPEYNLYDRQGYENGLQQLAVEQELGVINYYSLASGFLSGKYRTPQDASKSKRGDGVVQKYLNPRGLKILAALDQIADGRGVSQTQVALAWQIVQPGISAPIVSATSLEQLEELVKAASLKLNIAEIEQLTEASR from the coding sequence ATGAGTCAGTTAACCGAACGCCAGCTTGGCCGCAGCGAACTTCAGGTACCTCCGCTTACTTTTGGTGGCAATGTATTTGGCTGGACCATCGACCAGACCACCTCCTTTTCCCTGCTGGATGCACTGGTAGAGAAGGGACTCAATTTTATTGATACGGCTGATGTTTACTCACGCTGGGCGCCAGGCAATCAGGGCGGCGAATCAGAAACCATTATCGGTAACTGGTTAAAGCGTAGCGGTAAACGTGAGCAGATTGTACTGGCGACCAAAGTCGGGATGGAAATGGGGCCAGCAAAAAGCGGGCTGGCGGCGAACTATATTCGTCAGTCGGTAGAAGATTCGCTGCGCCGTCTGCAAACCGATTATATCGATCTCTATCAGGCCCATCGTGACGATCAGGATACGCCGCTGGCTGAAACCCTCGCGACCTTTGACGCGCTGGTGAAAGAGGGCAAAGTACGGGCAATTGGCGCCTCTAATTATAGTGCTGAGCGCCTGGCGGAAGCGCTAAAAGTCAGTAAAGAGCATAATCTGGTGCGCTATGAGACGCTGCAACCGGAATATAACCTTTATGATCGTCAGGGCTATGAAAACGGTCTGCAACAGCTGGCGGTTGAGCAGGAGCTGGGAGTAATTAACTACTATTCACTGGCCAGCGGTTTTCTCAGTGGTAAATACCGTACGCCGCAGGATGCCAGTAAAAGTAAACGTGGTGATGGCGTGGTGCAAAAGTATCTTAACCCGCGCGGGCTGAAGATTCTGGCCGCACTGGATCAGATTGCTGATGGCCGTGGCGTCAGCCAGACGCAGGTTGCGCTGGCGTGGCAGATCGTACAGCCGGGGATTAGCGCGCCGATTGTCAGCGCGACTTCGCTTGAACAGCTGGAAGAGCTGGTGAAAGCGGCCAGTCTGAAGCTGAATATTGCCGAGATTGAACAGCTGACCGAAGCCAGCCGTTAA
- a CDS encoding diguanylate cyclase, with product MTTDILPFRHTTPLWRTAFILGALSFLLTLFCLELIMISGHISPLWFPTALMTVVIFRYPARALPPILLCCMVAVIVANALIFGPSSASITFPMVNLLQALIGGFLLRLLLDRQNPLNSLTSWYKMMLAVGVLTPLLGGLMASALLPQTHTTTLHFFITWVISEVIGMLSLGPVALLWQSGYFRKQLRRPARIEAAIILVVTLALSYIALRFLPWPFTFVIVILFWSAVRLPRLEAFLVYLANIAMMSLMLALHLLDLRGVGVSQAFIATAPWLPFLLALIPSHMMTMVMYAFQEERRNISDSENRFRSAMEHSAIGMALVSTEGVLMKVNKSLCQFLGYEPDELQRLSFQQITYPDDLNADLEQFSAMHEGSIETYTMEKRYYRKDGQIVWARLSVSMSRDAEQNPLYFISQIEDITELKRSTEVNRLLMERITLANEAGGIGVWEWNFVDDMISWDKQMYEIFELRNGERPTYDFWLSRIVPEDREMAAEAVQRALDQQETLNVEYRVFSARGIRYIRSQANRILSREGHIERMLGVAQDITEVRALNDALFQEKERMLITLDSIGEAVISTDEDMLVTFMNPVAERISGWSQSSAAGKHLSTILHITHGRDGPEMESLLLCDLPAVKTTPDFDHDLVLHNASGEQFDIHYSITPLKTLAGRSKGSVMVIHDVSESREMLKRLSYSASHDMLTRLPNRSSFEHQLKRLLVSASEHQQQHVLIFIDLDRFKAINDTAGHAAGDALLRELGKLMQSQLRSSDLLARLGGDEFGLLFSDCALDHAKEVVQRLVTSINEYRFLWEGRQYRVGASAGLTQIRRDNCSSSDVMAQADLACYNAKHSGRGQISVYEARLQPQLRPVITDDEIVHIINDSPLRLLARAVAPPRKTQSVSFWLAELQLFSSTGQVVDEAEFRASLHESQQHIALDRKVINSFYADYAEGIASKSTGIALPLCGYSLKDNAFIDELVATISSGKVNGNLLWFMPEADALLEQHEGLHANVARLRKLGCGIILCNFGRNLDAFNVLHADEIDYLMFSADLIANVHCNLMDEMMVSVIHGHAQRLNIATMAGPVKLPVALATLATIGVNVVWGEAISSSETLSALLSDSYFASK from the coding sequence ATGACGACAGATATTTTACCCTTCCGACATACCACGCCACTCTGGCGCACAGCTTTCATTCTGGGAGCATTAAGCTTTCTGCTGACGCTATTCTGTCTTGAACTGATTATGATCAGTGGACATATATCACCGCTGTGGTTTCCTACCGCGTTAATGACTGTGGTGATATTCCGTTATCCTGCCCGCGCGCTGCCGCCGATTCTGCTGTGTTGCATGGTCGCCGTTATCGTGGCTAATGCGCTAATCTTTGGCCCCTCCAGCGCCAGTATTACTTTCCCGATGGTCAATTTGCTGCAGGCGCTGATCGGCGGTTTTTTGCTGCGTCTGCTGCTGGACCGCCAGAATCCGCTAAACTCGCTGACCAGCTGGTACAAAATGATGCTGGCGGTGGGCGTGCTCACCCCATTACTGGGCGGCTTAATGGCCAGCGCGTTATTACCTCAAACCCACACCACCACCCTGCACTTTTTTATCACCTGGGTGATTTCAGAAGTGATCGGCATGCTGTCGCTCGGCCCGGTGGCGCTGCTGTGGCAATCTGGCTACTTCCGCAAACAGCTGCGCAGACCGGCGCGTATTGAGGCGGCGATTATCCTTGTGGTCACGCTGGCGCTAAGCTATATCGCGCTACGCTTTTTGCCATGGCCTTTTACCTTTGTCATCGTGATTCTGTTCTGGAGCGCAGTGCGCCTGCCGCGGCTCGAAGCTTTTTTAGTCTACCTCGCCAATATCGCCATGATGTCACTGATGCTGGCGCTCCATTTACTGGATCTGCGCGGGGTTGGTGTCAGCCAGGCCTTTATCGCCACCGCGCCCTGGCTGCCGTTTCTGCTGGCGCTGATCCCCAGCCATATGATGACCATGGTGATGTACGCCTTCCAGGAAGAGCGCAGGAATATCAGCGACAGCGAAAACCGTTTCCGTAGCGCCATGGAGCATTCGGCGATCGGTATGGCGCTGGTCTCCACCGAAGGCGTCCTGATGAAGGTAAACAAATCGCTGTGCCAGTTTCTTGGCTATGAGCCTGACGAACTGCAACGTCTCTCCTTTCAGCAGATTACCTATCCTGACGATCTGAATGCCGACCTTGAACAGTTCAGCGCTATGCATGAAGGTTCGATTGAAACCTACACCATGGAGAAACGCTACTATCGCAAAGATGGCCAGATTGTCTGGGCACGCTTGTCGGTCTCGATGTCGCGCGACGCTGAGCAAAATCCGCTCTACTTTATTTCGCAAATTGAAGATATCACCGAGCTGAAACGGTCGACTGAGGTCAACCGCCTGCTAATGGAGCGGATTACGCTGGCCAATGAAGCCGGCGGCATTGGCGTCTGGGAGTGGAATTTCGTTGATGACATGATTAGCTGGGATAAGCAAATGTATGAAATCTTCGAACTGCGCAACGGCGAACGTCCCACCTATGACTTCTGGCTGTCACGCATTGTGCCGGAAGATCGCGAAATGGCGGCGGAAGCGGTGCAGCGTGCGCTGGATCAGCAGGAAACCCTGAATGTCGAATACCGCGTCTTCAGCGCCAGAGGGATTCGTTATATTCGCTCGCAGGCTAACCGTATACTCAGCCGCGAAGGCCATATTGAGCGCATGCTGGGCGTGGCGCAGGATATTACCGAAGTGCGCGCGCTTAACGATGCGCTGTTCCAGGAAAAAGAGCGCATGCTGATCACCCTCGACTCGATTGGTGAAGCGGTTATCAGTACCGACGAAGATATGCTGGTGACCTTTATGAATCCGGTCGCCGAACGCATCAGCGGCTGGTCACAGTCTTCCGCCGCCGGTAAGCATCTCAGCACCATTTTGCATATCACTCACGGCAGAGACGGCCCGGAAATGGAGAGCCTGCTGCTGTGCGATTTACCGGCGGTAAAAACCACGCCTGACTTCGATCACGATCTGGTGCTGCATAATGCCAGCGGCGAGCAGTTTGATATTCATTACAGTATCACCCCGCTGAAAACCCTCGCCGGACGCAGTAAAGGCAGTGTGATGGTGATTCATGATGTCAGTGAATCACGGGAAATGTTAAAACGCCTCAGCTACAGCGCCTCGCACGATATGCTGACGCGTCTGCCCAACCGTTCCAGTTTTGAACATCAGCTGAAGCGGCTGCTGGTTTCCGCCAGCGAACATCAGCAGCAACATGTACTGATCTTTATCGATCTGGATCGTTTTAAAGCGATTAACGATACGGCTGGGCATGCTGCGGGTGACGCCCTGTTGCGTGAACTGGGCAAATTGATGCAGTCGCAGCTACGCAGCAGCGATCTGCTGGCGCGCCTTGGCGGTGATGAGTTTGGTTTACTGTTCAGTGACTGCGCGCTCGATCACGCTAAAGAGGTGGTGCAGCGTCTGGTCACCAGCATTAATGAATACCGTTTCCTGTGGGAAGGACGGCAGTATCGCGTCGGTGCCAGCGCCGGATTAACGCAAATCCGGCGCGACAACTGCAGCAGCAGCGACGTAATGGCGCAGGCGGATCTCGCCTGTTACAACGCCAAGCACAGTGGGCGCGGCCAGATTTCAGTGTATGAAGCACGGCTGCAACCCCAGCTGCGTCCGGTGATAACCGATGACGAAATAGTGCACATTATTAATGATAGTCCGTTGCGCTTACTGGCGCGGGCAGTCGCGCCGCCACGTAAAACCCAGTCGGTCAGTTTCTGGCTGGCGGAGCTGCAACTGTTCTCCAGCACCGGACAGGTGGTTGATGAAGCCGAGTTCCGCGCCAGCCTGCACGAGTCACAGCAGCATATCGCGCTGGATCGTAAAGTGATCAACAGCTTCTATGCCGATTATGCCGAGGGGATCGCCAGTAAATCGACTGGCATTGCCCTGCCACTCTGCGGATATAGTTTAAAAGATAACGCCTTTATTGATGAGCTGGTCGCCACTATCAGCAGCGGTAAGGTCAACGGCAATCTGCTGTGGTTTATGCCGGAGGCCGATGCCTTGCTGGAGCAGCATGAGGGTCTGCATGCCAACGTTGCCCGTTTGCGCAAGCTCGGCTGCGGCATCATTCTGTGCAATTTTGGTCGTAACCTTGACGCCTTCAATGTGCTGCACGCCGACGAAATTGACTATCTGATGTTCAGCGCCGATCTGATTGCCAACGTCCACTGCAATCTGATGGATGAGATGATGGTGTCGGTCATTCACGGCCATGCGCAGCGGCTGAATATCGCCACCATGGCAGGCCCGGTAAAATTGCCGGTAGCGCTGGCCACGCTGGCGACTATCGGCGTCAATGTCGTCTGGGGCGAAGCGATTAGCAGCAGCGAAACGCTGAGCGCCCTGTTGTCCGATAGCTATTTCGCCAGCAAATAA
- the dcd gene encoding dCTP deaminase yields the protein MRLCDRDIEAWLDSGKLDITPRPPQERISGATVDVRLGNKFRTFRGHTAAFIDLSGPKDEVSAALDRVMSDEIVLPEGEAFYLHPGELALAVTYESVTLPDDLVGWLDGRSSLARLGLMVHVTAHRIDPGWQGRIVLEFYNSGKLPLALRPGMLIGALSFEPLSGPAARPYNRRQDAKYRDQQGADASRIDKD from the coding sequence ATGAGATTATGCGACCGCGACATCGAAGCCTGGCTTGACAGTGGCAAGCTGGACATTACGCCACGTCCGCCGCAGGAGCGCATCAGCGGCGCCACTGTGGATGTGCGCCTCGGCAATAAATTTCGCACCTTTCGCGGTCATACCGCTGCCTTTATTGACTTAAGCGGTCCTAAAGATGAAGTCAGCGCCGCGCTGGATCGCGTGATGAGCGATGAAATTGTGCTGCCGGAAGGGGAGGCTTTCTACCTGCATCCTGGCGAGCTGGCGCTGGCGGTGACCTATGAATCCGTCACCCTGCCTGATGATCTGGTAGGCTGGTTAGATGGCCGTTCTTCGCTGGCGCGACTAGGATTGATGGTTCACGTTACTGCACACCGTATTGATCCCGGCTGGCAGGGGCGTATTGTGCTGGAGTTCTATAATTCCGGTAAGCTGCCGCTGGCGTTACGTCCGGGGATGCTGATTGGCGCGCTGAGTTTCGAACCACTTTCAGGTCCGGCCGCGCGTCCGTATAACCGTCGTCAGGATGCGAAATACAGGGATCAGCAGGGCGCGGATGCCAGTCGGATTGACAAAGATTAA
- the yegD gene encoding molecular chaperone: protein MFIGFDYGTANCSVAVMENGAPRLLPLENNSPWLPSMLCAPTREAISEWLFRHHQVATPEAENQALLRRAIAFNREEDIEVNPDSVQFGLASLAQYMADPEEVWFVKSPKSFLGASGLKPQQLALFEDLVCAMMLHIRQTAGGQLGSQIEQAVIGRPINFQGSGGDDANQQAQGILERAAHRAGFRDVIFQFEPVAAGLEFEATLQQETRVLVVDIGGGTTDCSMLLMGPQWHAKAERSASLLGHSGCRVGGNDLDIMLAFKELMPHLGLGGQTQKGTGLPALPWWNAVAINDVPAQSDFYAAASGKQLQDLIRDAEQPAVVKRLLKVWQQRLGYRLVRTAEESKIALSDSNQTTAALGFIEPLLSSEISVEGLQAAIAQPLARIQEQVKLALATSGTRPDVIYLTGGSARSPLLRQALQQQLPDIPLATGDDFGSVTAGLARWAQVMF from the coding sequence ATGTTTATTGGTTTCGATTACGGCACGGCTAACTGCTCGGTAGCAGTGATGGAAAATGGCGCGCCACGTCTGTTGCCACTGGAAAATAACTCGCCCTGGTTGCCCTCAATGTTATGCGCGCCAACCCGTGAAGCGATCAGCGAATGGCTGTTCCGCCACCATCAGGTTGCCACGCCGGAGGCGGAAAACCAGGCGCTGTTGCGCCGCGCCATCGCTTTTAACCGCGAAGAAGATATTGAGGTCAATCCAGACAGCGTGCAGTTTGGTCTGGCATCGCTGGCGCAGTATATGGCTGATCCGGAAGAGGTATGGTTCGTTAAATCACCGAAATCCTTCCTCGGCGCCAGCGGCCTGAAGCCACAGCAGCTTGCGCTGTTCGAAGATCTGGTGTGCGCGATGATGCTGCATATCCGCCAGACTGCCGGAGGCCAGCTGGGTAGCCAGATTGAACAGGCGGTGATTGGTCGTCCGATTAACTTTCAGGGGTCAGGCGGCGACGACGCCAACCAGCAGGCGCAGGGGATCCTTGAGCGCGCTGCGCATCGCGCCGGTTTCCGCGACGTGATCTTCCAGTTTGAACCAGTCGCCGCGGGCTTAGAGTTTGAAGCCACTCTGCAACAGGAGACGCGGGTGCTGGTGGTCGATATCGGCGGTGGTACTACCGACTGCAGTATGCTGCTGATGGGCCCGCAATGGCACGCCAAAGCGGAACGCAGCGCCAGTTTACTCGGCCACAGCGGTTGCCGCGTCGGCGGTAACGATCTCGATATTATGCTGGCGTTTAAAGAGCTGATGCCGCATCTCGGCCTTGGCGGTCAGACGCAAAAAGGGACTGGTCTGCCGGCGCTGCCATGGTGGAATGCCGTCGCCATTAATGATGTTCCGGCGCAAAGTGATTTTTATGCCGCCGCCAGCGGTAAGCAGCTGCAGGATCTGATTCGCGATGCGGAGCAGCCTGCGGTGGTAAAACGCCTGCTGAAAGTGTGGCAGCAACGCCTGGGTTATCGTCTGGTGCGTACCGCCGAAGAGAGCAAAATTGCGCTGTCGGACAGCAATCAGACCACCGCTGCGCTCGGCTTTATCGAACCATTGCTCAGCAGTGAAATCAGTGTAGAAGGATTGCAGGCGGCGATTGCGCAGCCGTTAGCCCGCATTCAGGAGCAGGTGAAACTGGCGTTAGCCACCAGCGGCACCCGTCCTGATGTGATCTATCTTACCGGGGGTAGCGCCCGCTCGCCGCTGCTGCGTCAGGCATTGCAGCAGCAACTGCCGGATATCCCGCTGGCCACCGGCGATGATTTTGGTTCCGTAACCGCCGGTCTCGCGCGCTGGGCGCAGGTGATGTTCTGA
- a CDS encoding phosphatase PAP2 family protein yields MSWRTLTYFGDSMLLIPTAVIIALVMPWKNDDRRAVWFWITTFCLAGLIVSVSKIAFMGFGIGSARFNFTGFSGHSAMSATLWPVMLWLLTGRLPLFWRAMAIGVGYLIPLLVGLSRLVLHAHSTSEVISGLLLGYTLSSAFLVSQRSAHLKSFSVMQLGVALLLPLLLLGHGRIAGTQDFLAQLSTKIAGVEKPWTRHEMLKQARQSHSVNEWR; encoded by the coding sequence ATGTCCTGGAGAACGTTAACCTATTTCGGTGACAGTATGCTGCTGATCCCCACCGCAGTGATTATTGCGCTGGTGATGCCGTGGAAAAACGACGATCGGCGCGCCGTATGGTTCTGGATCACCACTTTCTGTCTGGCCGGGTTAATTGTCAGTGTGTCGAAAATCGCTTTTATGGGCTTCGGTATAGGCAGCGCGCGCTTTAATTTTACTGGTTTCAGCGGCCATAGCGCGATGTCCGCCACCCTGTGGCCGGTGATGCTGTGGCTGCTTACTGGCCGTCTGCCGCTGTTCTGGCGTGCGATGGCGATTGGTGTTGGTTATCTGATCCCACTGCTGGTCGGGCTGTCGCGGCTGGTGCTGCATGCGCACTCCACCAGTGAAGTGATTAGCGGCTTACTGCTTGGGTATACGCTCAGTAGCGCATTTTTAGTCTCGCAGCGCAGCGCCCACCTGAAAAGCTTTAGCGTGATGCAACTGGGCGTCGCGCTGCTGTTGCCACTGTTGCTGTTAGGCCATGGCCGCATTGCCGGTACACAAGATTTCCTCGCGCAACTGTCCACCAAAATTGCCGGGGTAGAGAAACCCTGGACCCGCCACGAGATGCTCAAACAGGCGCGTCAGTCCCACTCTGTCAATGAATGGCGCTGA
- the udk gene encoding uridine kinase, translating into MTDKSHQCVIVGIAGASASGKSLISSTLYREVRDQVGDEHIGVIPEDCYYKDQSHLTMEERVKTNYDHPSAMDHNLLLQHLQMLKSGQDIELPVYSYVDHTRTKETIHLKPKKVIILEGILLLTDARLRQEMNFSIFVDTPLDICLMRRMKRDVNERGRSMDSVMAQYQKTVRPMFLQFIEPSKQYADIIVPRGGKNRIAIDILKAKINQFFE; encoded by the coding sequence ATGACTGACAAGTCTCACCAATGCGTCATTGTAGGAATCGCAGGCGCTTCAGCGTCGGGTAAAAGTTTAATTTCCAGTACCCTGTACCGTGAAGTGCGTGACCAGGTTGGCGACGAACATATCGGCGTGATCCCGGAAGATTGCTACTACAAAGACCAAAGCCACCTCACCATGGAAGAGCGGGTTAAAACCAACTACGACCATCCCAGTGCGATGGACCACAATCTGTTACTGCAACATTTGCAGATGCTGAAGTCCGGTCAGGATATTGAACTGCCGGTTTACAGCTATGTTGATCACACCCGCACCAAAGAGACCATCCATCTTAAGCCGAAAAAAGTGATTATCCTTGAAGGCATTCTGCTGCTGACCGATGCGCGCCTGCGTCAGGAGATGAATTTCTCGATTTTTGTCGATACGCCGCTGGATATCTGCCTGATGCGCCGTATGAAGCGTGATGTGAATGAGCGCGGGCGTTCCATGGACTCGGTGATGGCGCAATATCAGAAGACGGTACGCCCGATGTTTCTGCAATTCATTGAGCCTTCCAAGCAGTATGCTGACATTATCGTGCCGCGCGGCGGCAAAAACCGTATCGCGATTGATATTCTGAAAGCGAAGATTAATCAGTTCTTCGAATAA
- a CDS encoding MdtA/MuxA family multidrug efflux RND transporter periplasmic adaptor subunit, translating into MNARKTTLTLAVIVVIAAGAFWWWQHSSSTGAESGAQPQQQQRGKGGRRSAALAPVQASSALKQSVPQYLAGLGTVSAASTVTLRSRVDGELMALHFTEGQQVTAGQLLAEIDPRPYQVALTQAQGQLAKDQATLANARRDLARFEKLAKTSLVSQQELDTQRSLVSETLGTIKADEGSVASAQLNLTYSRITAPIAGRVGLKQVDIGNYITSGDTTGLVVITQTHPIDVVFSLPESSITPILQAQKSGQSLLVEAWDRSNSTKITEGTLLSLDNQIDSTTGTIKLKARFTNSDDQLFPNQFVNARLKVNTLHDAIVIPAAALQMGNEGHFVWVVNSENKVSKKLVSVGTQDSKQVVIKAGLDAGERVVTDGLDRLTEGASVEVVAPQTTPLPAGKTAQPAKGERS; encoded by the coding sequence ATGAATGCCCGAAAAACGACACTGACCCTTGCTGTTATCGTAGTGATTGCCGCCGGTGCATTCTGGTGGTGGCAGCACAGCAGTTCAACTGGCGCAGAAAGTGGCGCACAGCCTCAGCAGCAGCAACGTGGTAAAGGTGGACGCCGTTCCGCTGCGCTGGCGCCGGTGCAGGCCAGCAGCGCGCTGAAGCAGAGCGTACCGCAATATCTTGCCGGACTCGGCACCGTTAGCGCCGCCAGCACCGTCACCCTGCGCAGCCGCGTCGATGGCGAGCTGATGGCGCTGCACTTCACTGAAGGTCAGCAGGTGACGGCGGGTCAGCTGCTGGCGGAGATCGATCCGCGCCCTTATCAGGTGGCGCTGACGCAGGCGCAGGGCCAGCTGGCGAAAGACCAGGCGACACTGGCCAATGCACGCCGCGATCTGGCGCGTTTTGAAAAGCTGGCGAAAACCAGCCTGGTATCGCAGCAGGAGCTGGATACCCAACGTTCACTGGTCAGCGAAACCCTCGGCACGATTAAAGCCGATGAGGGTAGCGTGGCCAGCGCCCAGCTGAATCTGACTTACAGCCGTATCACCGCGCCGATTGCCGGCCGCGTTGGCCTGAAGCAGGTCGATATCGGCAACTATATCACCAGCGGTGATACTACCGGTCTGGTGGTGATCACCCAGACTCACCCGATTGATGTGGTCTTCAGCCTGCCGGAAAGCAGCATCACGCCGATATTGCAGGCGCAAAAAAGCGGCCAGTCGCTGCTGGTGGAAGCCTGGGATCGCAGTAACAGCACAAAAATCACCGAGGGCACGCTGCTCAGCCTGGATAATCAGATCGACAGCACCACCGGCACCATCAAGCTGAAAGCGCGCTTCACCAATAGCGACGATCAGCTGTTTCCCAACCAGTTTGTTAATGCCCGCCTGAAGGTCAACACCCTGCATGACGCCATTGTGATCCCGGCTGCCGCGTTGCAGATGGGCAACGAGGGCCACTTTGTCTGGGTGGTAAACAGCGAGAATAAAGTCAGCAAAAAACTGGTGAGCGTCGGCACGCAGGACAGCAAACAGGTGGTGATTAAAGCAGGACTTGACGCCGGGGAACGCGTGGTTACCGACGGCCTTGATCGCCTGACGGAAGGCGCGAGCGTCGAAGTGGTGGCGCCGCAAACCACGCCGCTGCCTGCCGGGAAAACCGCGCAACCGGCTAAAGGAGAGCGTTCCTGA